The Cryptomeria japonica chromosome 6, Sugi_1.0, whole genome shotgun sequence genomic interval TAAAATGTTTTTTCTTTTATGCTCATTATTGAAATACAAATCTACCTTACTTATGTAATAGGATCTATACTAGACCTACTGGAATACAACTTAAGTGCATAAGATTCTCTATTTAATGACATCTATACTGGTGATTGATGAATGTAATGGTGGTTGTCATGGTAGCAACCTTTCATATTGTTTGAAATGTATCAATGTATTTAATATTTCATCTAGATAGCAATGATTGATCATGTGAAAATTGTTGCCAACACAAACACTCTAACTTGTGAAAAAAATTCAAACAGGTACAATACATAGCTTATTAGCTCCATgatttttggaaactcaagttttcaTGATGTGTATGCCTtacctatgttgcttgatgatgtatgaacacattaaatggAGCATTTCATATTGAGGATGTTATGGACTATTAGATGGTATGAATTGTGTGTAGTTTAACTTTTTTCATTAACCATGGTCTATTACACACGATAAAAAATGGTTAATAGATAGTAAATTGGAAAACATGAAAAAATGGATAAGTTGTGGATAACTATATATAAATGTGTCTATATAAGAATAGATAAAAACTAGAGAAATAAGTACAActtcatataaatttattaatatgcAATTATATTAACACTTTctcttaaaatatatataaataattgaaaaatgacacaCGTATATAAATTTCagtattattattatgtttgtgcTTAACTTTTACCATTAACTATGATTTATTACATATAATTACAAATGATTAATACATATTATTGAAATACATGTAAAAATAGATAGCGTGTGGACAACTATATATGAATGAGTCTATATaagaaacaataaaaaatataaaaaataaatacaactTCACACATTTTTTTTAATATGTAATTATATTAACATTTTTTCTTAAAATAATTACTTATTAAGAAATGCCATAAGTATATAAAAttcactattattattattatgtttgtctTGTGTTCATGATATTGATTAGACTCTCTTTTTCAGAAACTATTAGATGGTATAAATTGTATGAAACTTAACTTCTACCATTAACAATAGTTTATTACATAGAATCACAAATGATTAATAGATAGTATTGAAAAACATATAGAAATGGATTAGGTATGAACAACTATATATAAATGTATCTATataaaaatagataaaataaataaataaataaatacaattacaCATAAATTTTTTAATATGCAATTATATCACACTTTCTCTTAAAACAAATataaaactaattaaaaataatacaagatCTAAATTTCACTTTTATTATTATGTTTGTACCTTCCTTATGACAttgattatatttattttctttttaactATTAGGTGGTATGAATTAACTTAACTTTTACTGTTAACTATGATTTATTACATATAATAGAAAATGATTTATAAATAATTTCTACACATTTATTTATATGCAATTATAGTAACACTTTCTCTTAGACATACCAATTTTTCATAATCCATAATAGTTCCTTTTAGTGTTTCTGGATTCGTTTGCGTGTGtacttttgcatcaacatttcggatgaCAAAGTGTGAtacgaaatgttgatgcaaaagtaTAGACAAACGAATCCAAAAACACTAAAAAGAACTCTCTTAGATTAAAAAGAAAACTAATTAAGACATGGCACAAGTATATAAAATTCACTATTTGTGCACTGCTCATTTTGTTGTTTAGGGAAATCGATATCCAACCCCTAGGATGCACTAATGCATAAATTACCCTCATACACCATAACTTACACATAGTTACATCATAGGGACCAAATGATCTACACATTCATCTTGTGAGTAGACTTTCTTTTTCAAGAACAACTTATTAACCCATTTTAGTTGTAATAAGAATATAGACACCTCGATAAAGGAGGGAGAAATTGGTAAATGCAAAGAGAAAGTGAGAGGCAAAGCTCCACATCAATTGAAAACTTTGATGAAATATTGACAACAAAGACAAGGCCCAATTTCATTTCTTAGTTtgtggaaaaggatagatcaggcattacaagaaaaggaaaagtggatccacCTAAAAACAATAATGGGGCCCGTAAAATCACATGGATTAAGAGAAGGCATTTTGGTAGGGAGAAGTATAATTAGTTGACATGTCAAGAGAAGAGAGGGGGAGTTGAAAGGAATGGATGAAAAGAAGGAGAAATCGCTATCCAATCCCTAAGATGCACCAATACATAAATTACCCTCATACACCATAACATACGCATTGGTACATTTGAGTGACTCGATAATCGTTCCCTGATTAGACACTCTTATTTTCAAGAACTTCTTATTAACCCATTTTAGTTGCAATAAGAACATAGACACCCCGACAAAGGATGGAGAAATTGGTAAATGCAAAGAGAAAGCTCGAGGCAAAACTCCACATGAATTGGAAACTTTGATGAAATATTGACAACAAAGAAAACAAGCTCCTCTCCCTCTTTCTTGGCTTGTGGAAAAGGATAAATTGGGcatgacaagaaaaggaaaagtagatccaCCTAAAAACAAAAATGGGGCCAGCAAAATCACATGGATTAAGAGAAGGCATTTTGGTAGGGAGAAGTATAATTAGTTGACATGTCAAGGGAAGAGAGCGAGAGTTGAAGGGAAGGGATGACAAGAAGGAGAAATCGCTATCTAATCCCTAGGATGCACCAATGCATAAAAATTACCCTCATCCACCATAACTTACGCATTGGTACTTTTGAATGACTCGATAATTGTTCTCTGATTAAACTTTGTTTCAAGAACTTCTTATTAACCCATTTTAGTTGTAATAAGAATATAGACACCTCGATAAAAGaaattaaaattgataaataacccaaaaaaaaaaaactccacatTGATCGAAAACGTGAATGAAATATTAGCTAACAAAGACAAGCTcctccctgtccctatccctgcccctctccctcttcctctccctctcccttgtgGAAAAGGATAAATTAGGCATCACAAGAAAAAAGGGGAAAAGGGATCCACCTAAAAAAACAAAAACGGGCCCCAGCAAAATCACATGGATTAAAATCTTAATCACGTCACTTAACCACTTACGTATGGTAAACGATGGCTGGTTCAAACTGATATTCCTCAATCCACGTTAATGTGGGACCCACACGCTAAACCCCTCACTTAACTCCTCGAGTTGCATGTGCGTGGGAGACATGATTAACGACTATCAATCTTAACACTCTTGCGGGTCCCACCCATGTTACCCCCCATCCACTTTACAAACATTCATTGGTTCAAAAGATCAGTTAGCAGTTGGAGAAGTTTCACAttgacaaggaaaaagaaaaaacacaaaacagtAGAACACAACATGCGGCGTTGATGGTGCTAATTCCATTTATTTGATTGATAAAAGTAGTACCTTATGATATTGGGGACCGTGATTTCGGATAAATTTAGAGCACGAGTCATATTAGTAGGTCCGCTCAAATCCCCATTAAATCCACGACAACCGTAACAGACCACATCAACGGCGATCGTCATCTTCCGCCGTTGTAGGGATGAATTTGGACCGTCCGATTGAGAATTACGATGATTAGGTTTGTTGGGGGGAAAATTTGAGAGGCGATTTTTTTTGGCGTAGTGGTGGGAATGAGAATGAGAGACTTTTGCGCTTAGTTTTTTGCCCATTCTAGTTAGACCACCAACATTAGTGTTTGTCCTAATCTACCATCCTTGATGATCGGATGGATTGAGCAGTGAAGAAAGTGAGGCTATAAGAAAGGCTTTTGATCGCACGGACTAGAGCATCACATTCTACAGCGGATGCTTTTGTGTTTTGCTTAGAGTTGCAGCAGAGTCGAATATTTTTGTAGTCTGAGAGAGATTCGAACCTGGGGCGAGTCATAAGATGGATTTTCAGATTTTGATGATATGGGTAGTGTTGTTATGGGTATCCTGCGGCAATGTACAAATCGTCAGAGCAGGATTGCACAGTAATTCTTCCTCCGCTGTGGAACAAGACCCCGACAGTGTGGCAAGGATGGTTCAAGAGTATGTTCCACtttcaatacaatttttttttattctgtAAAGTTGGGAACAGCTTAAATCATATACATTAAGCttatatttctagatttaaaagtaTTAAACATTCAGAGTTGGCTAACATTTTCTAAGTTTCACATGTTGCTTAATATGTGTGATCACACTAAGAATACGCACGCTCAGAATTAACTAACATTCTCTAGACATAATATATTTGCTTAATGTATGAAATAATCCAGTTTGTTTTTTGTTGTTCTGATTTTGCAGGAGCATTAACAGTACGAGACGAGATCTGGCTTATTTGTCATGCGGGACTGGCAACCCCATTGATGACTGCTGGCGGTGTGACCCTAACTGGCAGCGTAACCGCAAACGGCTTGCCGACTGCGCCATTGGGTTCGGCAGGAACGCCATTGGAGGCAAAAATGGTCGATTTTATATTGTAACTGATCCTGGCGATTATGACGCGGTTAATCCTCGACCTGGTACTCTGCGTCATGCGGTTATCCAGACTGAACCTCTGTGGATCGTTTTTCAGAGAAGCATGCTCATTCAGCTTAAAGAGGAGCTCATTATGAACAGTTTCAAGACAATTGATGGCAGGGGCGTCAATGTTCATATTGCTTATGGCCCCTGTATAACCGTTCAGTATGTGACAAACATTATCATTCATGGAATTCATATCCACCATTGCAGACCGGCTGGTAATGCCATGGTGAGATCTTCGCCTACTCATTATGGGTGGAGAACAATGTGTGATGGCGATGGGGTGTCGATTTTTGGTGGAAGCCACATTTGGGTCGACCATTGCTCGCTTTCCCGTTGTGCAGATGGTCTCATTGATGCTATCATGGGATCCACTGCCATTACCATTTCTAATAATCACTTTGCCCATCACAATGAGGTTTGTTGTCTTCCTAGAGAAACCATATTTTTAATTGTGTCTTTTTTTCATTTGTTTCTTGTGAATGATATAGAATCTTTCATCATATTAACGTTTTTGTGTATGGGAATGGGTAATGAGGTTTGTTGTCTTCTTAGTCATCTTTTCAATTGCACCACTTTTTCATTTGGTTTTTTGTGAATGATATAAAATCTTTCATCATATTAACGTTTGTGTGTATGGGAATGTGTAATGCAGGTGATGTTGCTGGGTCATAGTGACTCCTACACAGCTGATACCAATATGCAAGTGACCATTGCCTTCAACCACTTTGGGAAAGGTCTTGTGCAGCGAATGCCCAGGTAAGAGAGATGTGCACTATTTTGCACCTATATTTAAGCTTTAACTTGTTGAGATGGCTCATCTAAATTCTTACTGCTTGATATGTTATTGAATGTAGATGTCGACATGGATATTTTCATGTGGTGAACAATGACTACACGCACTGGGAAATGTATGCCATTGGCGGTAGTGCAAATCCCACCATTAACAGCCAAGGGAATCGATACCTGGCTCCTGTGAATCCCTTTGCTAAAGAGGTATCTACACAATGCCAACATCTTCTCTAGTTGTATTACATTAGTTTAGTTTACCCAATTGATGCATAGTGAAATCAATTAAATTAAACTGAGATGTGGTATAACTGTGTGTTAACATGCATAGCTTCAGAAATCAgttgtgtgaattttttttgctcgacatggattgtggaaatcatATATCTAAACTAAAAtgtgttttttgttttgtgttttaagGTAACGAAACGGGAGAATTTCAACACAGGTGAATGGCAGCACTGGAACTGGAGATCAGAAGGAGACCTGCTGTTAAATGGGGCTTTCTTCACACCATCTGGAGCAGGGGCATCATCAAGCTATGCAAAAGCATCAAGTTTAGGTGCAAGGCCATCTTCAATGGTGAGAAGCCTTACAGGAAATGCAGGACCCCTTTCTTGTAGGGCCAGAGCTCACTGTTAAACACAAATGGAGATTATTCTCTTCTGTTCCATTTCAGCTACTACGtctatttcttcaaaagttctgTCATTGCTTTATTCACCTACTTTCCCAATTGTACCCTATATTGTTTGGAGGAGTATTTTCAAAACGATTACATACATATCGTCTCCCCAACAACTTACTTTAATTTGAAGCAACTGAAAGCTATTCAAAACACTAACTGTGCGAATGCTAAAATGGTATCATACCAAGCAGTAGTGCAGAAGTGTTATTGTTGTTAATGGAATTCTTATATTCAATCGAAAAGCATAGAATTCCATTCTGTGAGTTGCCCACAAAATTTGCACCTTTACATATTTTTGTTCTTTCGACTACAAATAAAATCTTTTCGATTTTCGATTCGACTCCATTAAAAGAATGGATTAAAAGATTGGGAAGTGGATATTGGCGAGATAAAGGGAAACAtttgtatattatattatataatagcgAAATGAAAATGTTCGGCGAAAGTTGAACAAAAGTGCTAGGCATAAGTGGGGGTCGTTAGTGGTGTGGTGTGATGAGATATATAATGGGGTCCACGTTTTAATCGCAACTCAAGGAGCGACTATCCATCGCACGCGTGTACGGTAGATTTTTAATGgcatataaataattattattataatactTCGTAGGAATATTTTGGTCACTAATTAGGtattattgatgtgatgatgaaCATTGTATGTCGTGCGATTCTTCTCTATGTTGTAATTCTTATGCATATAAGGTTGTCAATCCATATATGTTTTAtatggaaattaaataaatattataggaATGAGTTCTTTATAGTAGGTCAGGAAGATAATATAAGAGTTTTCAGTCATCATCAGGATGATAAGAGTTAGAGAGCACGCAGAGATGATAAGAGTTAGCCAGCACACAGAGATGATAAAATAAGGGTTTTCAGATTCAATGGTATGCGTTATGTAATAAAAAACCATATAAACCCTAATTTATATTATTGTTTATCTAGCAAGCCTCAAAACATGTTAGTAAGcttttgatttcatcatttaaccttaaAATAAATAACTCTAATCCATTCTACTTCAATTGAACAAACACAAATTCTTCATTAtattcacaaaataacaataaaccTGAATGGCTTCTTTTAGTCAACATTTACGCTTGGAGAGAACATTTTCTCTCTATCAAGCCTTGGTCTTCACTTTTTAtattaatttgtatttatttataaaCAAAGAataaagaagagaaagaacaaatgaaaaaaaaaagtatatatatatatataatttacctaACAAATACAAGAtgaaaattcaaatgaaattaGGACAATAaagaaataaactaaaattttaaaaagaaacaaaacaaagaaagtacaAAATACttgagaaaagaaaagaacaaTAAAAATTATacacaaaaatttgaaaaatattgaacataaacTCATCATACAAATAATGGAGtattacatatgtatatgtgtgtgtgtgtgtgtgtagatgtgtgtgtgtatatatatatatatatatatatatatatatatatatatatatatatatatatatatatatatatatatatatatatatatgtttccatacaCGACATCGCATACAACAAAAGCATTCATTTGCACGCAGTAACCAAATCGAATCCCAAACCTATCTTCTCCTCTTATCATTTGCCATGCAATCAAttggttttttcattctattatttGAGAGAACTAAGTCTTAATTAGCGGGGAGTTCCATCCGCTTCAAATTAATGAATAAAATTGCATTGATCTGGGAATGGAGGAAGGGTCTTTTGCTTGGCTTCCTCCATTTACTCAGGAGAAAATGAGGTTTAAGATGTGAGggagctaaaaaaaaaaaaaaaacaatgtcaAACAATGTAACATGCCCAAAAGTAAACCAACCCCTTGGGCTACTCCGAAAAACACCATCCGATTTCAAAGTAGCACGATCTAACTAAAAAATTTCACCTAATTGTGTGCACGTCTAGCATATTTTTTGACTATAGCAGGATCACCAAAACTAACTCCATCAAGTTCACCACCATAGAACTCAACAGTTACACCTACTTGTTCAACACTATATTTTGATTCTGCTCTCCTAAAAAGAATATCAACTTTcacaattccttcttcatctactagaaCGACTGGAAATGTTTCAAAAAAGGTAGGCATACGACGTACAAAAAGCTCATGTCCATGTTTATCTTTGAAAATAGGGTGTCCTAACCAACCAACAACAATTCCATCTCCATTGTCCATTGCACCCGCCCTAAATAACCCCCCTTTAGCTAGATTATTCCCAATGTAATCATAAAAAGCAAGTTTTTCGGGAATTTTTGACCAAGCTTCTGATAGACTTAGATTTTCAACCAGACTGGCACGAACTCGTCGATCTATTTCTTGTTGGAAGTATCCCTGATCCCACTGGTAACGAGTAGGACCAAATAATTCGATCGGAGTGGTTGCGGAACCATACCACATTGTTCCGGCCACAATGAAAGTTGCAAAAAACACAGCAGCAATACTACTGGAGAGGACAGTTTCAATATTCCCCATACGTAATCCTTTGTATAAACGTTGGGGAGGACGAACACTAAGATGAAATAGACCTGCTAATATACCTAATATACCTATTGCAATATGATGAGAAGCTATTCCTCCCGGAACAAAAGGATCAAAACCTTCAGCTCCCCATGTCGGATTTACAGGTTGTATTTTTCCAATTAGTCCATAAGGATCAGACACCCATATTCCAGGGCCATACAAACCTGTTACATGAAATGCTCCGAATCCGAAACAAGCTGCTCCTGAGAGGAATAAATGAATTCCAAAAATC includes:
- the LOC131033207 gene encoding probable pectate lyase 18, yielding MDFQILMIWVVLLWVSCGNVQIVRAGLHSNSSSAVEQDPDSVARMVQESINSTRRDLAYLSCGTGNPIDDCWRCDPNWQRNRKRLADCAIGFGRNAIGGKNGRFYIVTDPGDYDAVNPRPGTLRHAVIQTEPLWIVFQRSMLIQLKEELIMNSFKTIDGRGVNVHIAYGPCITVQYVTNIIIHGIHIHHCRPAGNAMVRSSPTHYGWRTMCDGDGVSIFGGSHIWVDHCSLSRCADGLIDAIMGSTAITISNNHFAHHNEVMLLGHSDSYTADTNMQVTIAFNHFGKGLVQRMPRCRHGYFHVVNNDYTHWEMYAIGGSANPTINSQGNRYLAPVNPFAKEVTKRENFNTGEWQHWNWRSEGDLLLNGAFFTPSGAGASSSYAKASSLGARPSSMVRSLTGNAGPLSCRARAHC